The DNA segment GGTTCCTGTTCCAGGAAGCGGTCTTCCCGCGCTCCGTGGCCCACGCCACCGGGGAGGTCGAGTCCTGTCTCTCGCACCTGCCGCTGAACGAAAAGCCGCTCAAGGCCATCGGCAGCCTGCGCCGCAAGGTGTTGCGTACAAAACCCGACGGCCTCAGGCAGGAGCACCTGCATGAGTTCATCGACGAACTCCAGGCCGGCCTGGCACGGGTACACAACAGCATCGCCGCCAGTTATTTCTGATACCCCGGCACATGATCCAGGACAGTCACAGGCTGGTCCTGATGCACTACACTCCCCTGCTATCCTCACGTCCGTACCCTGGAGCAACGAACAATGAAAACAAACAGGAAACGCATTCTGCAGGCAGCCATCACCGCCAGCTTCGCCACGGCCCTGCTGGCGCCGGGCCCGGCTGTCATGGCCTCCAGCGCCTATTGGTACGACAGTGACGGCGATCTCTGGCATAACACGCCGGGTGAATGCTGGCGCACCGGCACCTGGACGGCGGGCCAGGCCCTGCCGGAGTGCGATGGTGCTGAGGTTGCCGAGCCGGCACCGGCGCCGGCACCCCGTCCGGCGGCGCCGCGCGATTCCGACGGCGATGGCGTGATCGACAGTGCGGACGCCTGCCCGGGTACCCCGGCGGGGGTGCGTGTGGATGCCAGGGGCTGTGAGCTGCAGGAACGCATCAGCCTGGAAGGCGTCACCTTTGCCACCAACAGCGCCGTGCTGGATCCGACCTCGGTGCAGACCCTGGATGACGTGGTCACCACGCTGCGCCGTTACCCGGAGCTCAAGGTCGAGGTGCAGGGCCACACCGACTCCAGCGGCAACCGCGACTACAACATCAGCCTGTCCCAGCAGCGCGCCGATGCGGTCCGCATGTATCTCATCAACAAGGGGATCAACGCCTCGCGGCTCACGGCCCGTGGCTACGGCCCGGATCAGCCGGTGGCCAGCAATGAGACCGCCACCGGTCGCGCGCAGAACCGGCGCGTGGAGCTGGCGATCAGCGAGTGAGGGGGGCGTGAGGCGATAGACGACAGGCGAAAAGTCTGATCGCCACAGAGGTCACAGAGGGGAGTACAAGGCGATTCCTGCTCTGTGATCTTCTGTGGCAAGCCGAATCTATACGTGATGCCGCCACCACCGCCTGACGCCATAGGGCGGGCCATGCCCGCCTCACCCTTCAGCCTTCACCCCCTCCCCCAGCAGCCGAATCCGCTGTGTCAGCGCATCCAGATCGGCGTCGTCGAGGGTGGTCTGCTCGCCAAGGCGGGCGGCCATTTGCTCGGCCTCGCGGGCGAGGCGGCTGATCTCGTCCAGTCCGTAGCTGCCGGCGGAGCCGGTGAGGTTGTGCAGCTGGCGCTGCAGCGGTTCGAGGCTGTCGCGGTGCCCGCTGCGCAGTGCATCGAGCAGGCCGTCCAGTTCGGCGAGCCGCCCGGGAAGACGGGCCAGGTAGTCGGCATGCAGGGCGGCCAGGCGCTGCTGCAGTGCGTCCCCCCCGTCAGCCATGCAGCCTCGTCCAGATCGTGCGGATGGTGCCGGCCAGGGTCATGGGGTCGAAGGGTTTGGCGATCACGTCCACGGCCCCCATGGCCTTGTAGGTCTCCACTTCGCTGGTCTGCACCTTGGCCGTGATGAACACCACCGGGGTATCGGTGGCGCCGGTCTGGTTGCGCAGGGCCGTCAGGGTGGCGGGGCCGTCCATGTCGGGCATCATCACGTCGAGCAGGATGAGGTCGGGGTCGAACTGGTCGACCCGGTCGAGCGCCTCGGCCCCGGAGCCGCAGATCTCCACGGTAAACCCGCCGACCGTCTCCAGGGCGATGCGGCCGATCGTCTGGATGTCGGGCTCGTCCTCCACGTAGAGGATGCGCTGGAAATCGGTGTGCATGAGAACCTCGATCAGGGCGTGCAGGGCGCCTGAACGACGCCGTATGACGTTTTCCGCACTATACCATCGCCCCGGAGCGGCAAATGTAAAACAATGTAAGCGTTTCCGGGCCTCCGCCATGGCTCAGGCGAGCTGCTCCAGGCGGTAGCCGTAGCGGTATACCGAGGTCAGGCGCCAGCCGTTGTCCGGTTCGAGCTGCAGTTTCTTGCGTATGCGGCTGATGTGGGTGTCGACGGTGCGGGTGTTGAATTCCGGGCCACGCTGCCAGACGTTTTCCAGGATATCGGTACGGGAAAGCACGTGGTTGGTGTTGCGAAAGAGGAAGGCGGCCAGCTCGAATTCCGTGCCTGTCACCCGGATCTCCTGGCCAAGCCGGGTGATCCGGCGATGGCTGAAGTCGATGCTGTAGTCGCCATAGGTGAGCACGTCGTGATGGGAGGTGCCGGCCTCCAGCCGCCGGCCCAGGGCGTTGATGCGCGCCACCAGTTCCTTGTGTTTCAGGGGCTTGCTCATGTAGTCGTCGGCCCCGGTCTCCAGGGCCTGCACGATGTCTTCCTCCTCGTCACGCACGGTCACGAAGAGCACCGGGGTGGGCCATCCCATCTGTCGCCTCACCCAGTCGAGGATCTCGATCCCGCTGGTGTCCGGCAGCTCCCAGTCCAGGATGAAGAGGTCGAAGTCCGTCTCCTGTGTGTGCTGCCGGAAGGCGGCGCCGTTGGCGAAGGCCTGGCTGCTGTGTCCGGCCTCTTCGAGCCAGAGCGAGATCAGGTCCGACTGGTCCTTATCGTCCTCCAGAATCGCAATACGCACGCACTCCTCCTTGCTGGTTGCGCCCGGGGTAATCTACGCTGCCTGCGGGATGGCCGGGGCCGTGCAGGTGGTGTTCCCTGGCGTTGGCGCTGGCCTGAAAACAGCGTAACATTCTGTATTCCCGGAAGAAAGCACAGGGCTTCCGGCGCGGGTTCAGGGAGGGACGCGGCCAGTGGCCGCGCGTCGGGGCTATACTGGAAAAAGACGACCATCCCCCCGAGAAGAACTTAATGAGCAAGCGCCGGGACAAGACCGTCATCAATGATACCGATACGCGGCAGTCGACCACCGAGATCCGGGCGTCGATCCGGCGCGCCCTCGAGCAAATGCAGGCCTCCCAGGGTACCGGCGAGTTCCCCCTGCTGAAGGACCGGCGCAGCGGCGAAGACCGGCGAGGCTGGCAACCCATGCCAGCCCTGCCATTTACCGACAGCCACGGCGTCCTGGTGACCCGGGATCGTCGCCACATTCCTGACCGTCGCGTCAGCAATATCGACGTTTCCTGGAAAGACCGGGAAAAGGACTAGCCGCAACAGCGGGCACAGACGATTACATGGGCGTACTGGACGAACTCAAGCAGCGGGCCGAGCAGCTCAAGGCCGAGGAGGCGCGCGCCGCCGAGCAGCAGGCCGAGCGCCTGGCGCAGGCGCGCGACGTGCTCTCGCCGACCCTGGCGCGCCTGCATGCCTATCTCGCAGAGCTGGTGCAGCAGCTGGAGGTCGTGCAACCCAAGGTGCCGGTGGATTTTCGAATCCGTGATGTCGGCGTACTGGAGGGCCTGCTGCAGGGCGGTTACCGGGTCTCGCGTGACGGTGACGCGCAGAGTACACAGCGCGTCAGCTTCTCCTGTCTGCTGGAGAGCAGGCGCCATTACCGTTTCGAGCTGAGCATTCCCGGACAGGTCGACAACTGGCTCACGCAGTTACGCGCGCAGGGACTCAAGGTGGATCATGCGCAGGTACTGGAAGAGAACAGCATCGGTCACCGGGTCTGGATCAATATCGCGGGTCACGTACCGGTGCGCTTGCGCTTCGAGGCCGACATCGGCAACGAATCGATTCTGCTGCTGATCCAGAACTACGAAGAGATGGGCGAGTCCCGCCATCGCATCCGCCCGGAACAGATCGATGAGGCCTTTTTCGACGAACTTGGGCGCTACATCCTGCGCAAGCCCAACCGGTTTCTGAAGCTGGAGGTCCCGGCCGAGGTGCGAGACCGCTTACGGCGTCGCATCGAGGAGGACCAGAAACGCAAGCGTGACGAGCTGGGTGGGCCGGTGGGCGCACTCTCGGCGCGTATCCGGTCACTCTTCAAACGGCATTATGTCCTGCAACTGCGTCTGGGTGACAAGACCATCCGTACCGACGACCAGGCGGATGGTCTTGTGCTTGGTAGGGGTGACAACTGCGACCTGGTGGTGAATGCCAGCCATGTGTCCCGGCGTCATGCCCGCATCGAGTGGCGGATGGGGGACTTCGTACTCATCGACGAGAGCCGCAACGGCACCTATGTCACTACCCCCGAGCGGGAAAACGTCCATCTGCGCCGTGACGAGATCGTGCTCGTCGGCAGCGGCATCATCAGCCTCGGTGCGCCCATCGGCGCGGATAGCGAGCACCTGATCCACTATTCGGTCTGACAAGTCGCGTAGGAGCTGCGTTTATGCCCTCTGGGTGCGAGCTGCGATGCCCATGTCTGGTCGCAGTGCTAACCCCGATCGTGCCTTGCGGCGCTCCTACGGGTGCCGATGTTTCGCGTAGGAGCTGCGCAAGCTGCGATACCCATGCTTGGGTGACGTGCCTTCCCCGATCGCGCCTTGCGGGCGCTCCTACGGGTGCCGGTGTTTCGCGTAGGAGCTGCGCAAGCTGCGATCTCCGTACTTTTCCTATCGCGCCTTGCACCCAGAGGGCATAAACAGCGCACCTACGAAGGTTTGCGGCTTGTAACTTTATCACCGCCCTTCGTGCTGGATCGCTTCTTCCGTGCGCTTGTTCATCACGATGATGCTGATGCGCCGGTTGATGGGGTTGTAGGGGTCTGCCTTGTCGAACAGGACGGAAGAGGCCAGGCCGACCACGCGTCCGACCTTGTCCTGCTGCAGGCCGCCGGCGACCAGTTCGCGACGGGCGGCGTTGGCGCGGTCGGCCGAGAGTTCCCAGTTGCCGTAGTTCTCGCCGGGGTAGGGGCGGGCATCGGTATGGCCGGTGATGCTGATGTGGTTGGGTACGTCGTTGATCACCTGGGCGATGTCGTGGAGGATCTCGCGGGTATAGGGCTGCAGGCGGGCGCTGCCCACGGCGAACATGGAACGGTTTTCCTTGTCGACGATCTGGATGCGCAGACCTTCGGGGGTGATGTCCAGCAACAACTGGTCCTTGAAGGGCTGTAGCGCCTGGCTCTTCTCGATGGCGGCCTCAAGCTCGGCCAGCAATTCTTCCAGCCTGCGCTCCTCGGCCTGCTCGGCCAGCTTCTCGATGGTCTCCTCGTCCATGCTCTCCGGGGAGGGCGGTTCGCTGTAAAGCTCCATGGAACCACCGTGGTCGATCATGCTGGTGCTGGCGCCGCCCGGCCCGTCGATGGCATTCGGCGAAGGCCTGGGGCTGGCACCAAAGGTGGGCGACGGATTCTCGAAGTACTCGGAGATGGCGGCCTTCTGCGTCTCGTCGGTGAAGCCCAGGATCCACAGCAGCAGGAAGAAGGCCATCATGGCGGTGGCGAAGTCGGCGAAGGCGATCTTCCACGCGCCGCCGTGGTGGCCGCCCTTCTTGACGACCTTCTTGACGACGATTGGTTGTTTCTTGTCCTCCATCGCTTCCGCCTGAGACTGATCAGCCCCGCTGGCCCTTGAGATGCTCCTCGAGCTCCTGGAAGCTCGGGCGCAGGCCGGAAGCCATGGTCTTGCGACCGAACTCGACGGCTACCTGCGGGCTGTAGCCCTGCACGTTGGCGAGGATGCAGGCCTTGAGGCAGGTGAGGAACCGGGTCTCTTCCTCGGCGCGGCGTTCCAGGGCCGTGCTCATGGGGCCGACGAAGCCGTAGGCCAGCAGGATCCCGAGGAAGGTGCCCACCAGGGCCGCCGCCACCTTGCCCCCGATCTGCTCGATGGGCCCGCCGATGGATTCCATGGTGTTCACGATACCGAGCACAGCAGCCACGATACCGAAGGCGGGCAGGGCATCGGCGACACGCTGCACGGCATGTCCGGGCTCGGCAACTTCGTGGTGATGGATCTCGAGTTCGACATCCATGAGGTTGTCGAGCTCGAAGGAGTTCATGCTGCCGCTGACCACCAGGCGCATGTAGTCGGAGATGAATTCCACGGCATGGTGGTTCTTTAGGATGCGGGGGTACTTCTGGAAGACCGCGCTTTCCTCCGGTTCCTCGATGTCGGATTCGATCCCCATCAGGCCCTCCTTGCGCGCCTTGCTGAAGAGGTCGTACATCAGGCCCAGCAGGTCCATGTAGTCCTGTTTCTTGTAGACGGAGCCACCCAGCAGCGAGGGAATGCCCTTTATGACCTGCATCACCACTTTCATCGAATTGGAGATGATGAAGGCACCCAGTGCGGCACCGCAGATAATGACGATTTCGAAGGGCTGCCAGATGGCCAGCAGTTTTCCTCCGTGAGCCATGAAGCCGCCGAGGACGGACACCATGACGACAATGGCGCCAAGAATCAGGTTCACGAACAGGTTCTCCGTGTTGTTGCGGTCTGTCGTTCCAGCGTCTCGCGGCAGGGCGGTCGCCGGATCAGGGGGCCATGATACCCAAGATTCACGGGCAACGGATACCCGCGATTGGCAGACCGGGCATTCCCGTGTAGCGGTAAAGTTGCATCAAACGTGCGAGATTCGTTCATAATAACCCAGCAGCACCTTCAGTTTTTGCGAGTATCGAGCGCCAGTCCATGTCCGAAGAAGATCTGCAGTCTCGTGTAGAAGACGCCCTGCGTACCGAGCTTCCCATCCTGCCCGAGACGCTTGCCCACATCGAGGCCCTGCGCGCCCGGGACGACATGGCGATGCGCGAGATCGGCCAGGAGCTGCTGCTCGATCCCGGGATGGCCCTCAAGCTGCTGCAGACGGCGAATGCACATCGCCAGCGCCATTTCCACGAGGACGTGGTCGACCTGGACAAGACCGTGATGCTGCTCGGCCTGGAGCGCGTGACCGGCATGGCCCGCGAGCTGCCGACCATCGCGGCGCCACTGGACACCCATGTCCAGACCCAGCTGCGGCGGCTCTACGCCCGTTCCTGGCTGGCCTCGCTCATCTGCGAGGACTGGGCTCGCCACCGGCACGATATCGCCCCCCAGGAGGTGGCGCTGGCCGGCCTCTTCTCTCATATCGGCGGGATCACCCTCTGGCTTCAGTCTCCCGGGCAGATGATGCAGCTCGAGGCGCTGCGTCAAACCCCGGGCGCCACGCCGGAGGAGGCCGAGTATGTGGTGTTTGGCGGCAGTATCGAGTGTTTCGGTCACGCGCTGGCCAGGGCGTACGGCCTGCCGCAGCTTGCAGTGGAGAGCCTGTCCTCCCGCTATGCTCAGGAATCACGCACCCTGGGTGTGATGCTGGCCGCCCAGGTCGCCTACCAGGCCACCCACGGCTGGCAGGCGACGCATTGCCGGGCCCTGCTGGACATGGCCCGGCAGTACCTCGACCTGCCCTGGGAGGCGTTTGTCGAGCGCAGCAACCGGGTGCTGGAGCGTTTCAACCAGCGCGCCGGCCACTACGGCATCCGTCCGCTGGCGCTCCTGGGAGACGAGCCACCTGCCGTTGGCACCGCGCACGAGGCGCCGGCGGCCTTTTGTCTCGCCCCCCGTGGCGATCGTCTGGCCACGGCCGTGGCCACCCTGTCTCGCGGGGAAGGCGAAGCCGGCGGCTATCTGGCACAGGCCCTGGACCTGATGCGCGATGCCCTGGGACTCAACCGCCTGTTCTTTGCCCGCCGGCTCGCCGATGGCACCCTGGCCCCCGAGGCCCTGGTCGGCACGGATTATGAACCCGACTTCAACCACCTGCGGTTCTCCCCGGAGCCGGCCAACCTCTTCAGTGCGCTGATGCAGAAGCCCTCGGCGGTCTGGGTCAACGAGGACAATGCCCGCAAATACTGGGGTCATGTACCTGCCACATTGCGCGCGCTGCTCGACGGGCCCTCCTTCATGGCCATGTCGGTGTTTGTCGATGGCGAACCCTACGGCCTGCTGTATGCCGACCGTCGCAACCCGGCCTGCCGGCTGGATGCGCGCAGCTTCGACACCTTCAAACGCCTGGTGGCCATGCTGGCCCGTCGCCTGGAGCAGCTGCTGCCGGCCGACAGGCGGCCATTCGCCGACTGATGGCGAAGAGGACGGGATCCGGTCTGAAGGGGCGTGGGGCGCAGAGCAACCGCGACGGGCGCTTCGAGTCGCTGGAACACGTGCCCTTCGCCGATGGCTGGGACGGGGCGGAGGAAGACCTCGCCCCCCTGCGCACGGAGCTGATCGAGGATCGGGCGCGCAGCGTGATCACGCACAACGACTCCCCGGATATCCCCTTTCGCCAGTCGATCAACCCCTACCGGGGCTGCGAGCATGGCTGCAGCTACTGCTTCGCCCGACCCAGCCATACCTACCTCGGTCTTTCCGCCGGTCTCGATTTCGAGAGCCGGCTGTTCTACAAGCCCCGGGCGGCCGAGCTGCTGGCAAGTGAGTTGCGCCGTCCCGGCTATCGCTGTGAACCCATTGCCCTGGGCGTGAATACCGATGCCTACCAGCCGGTGGAGCGGCGCCTGCAGATCACCCGGCAGCTGCTCACGGTGATGCGCGACTTCGGCCAGCCGGTTTCCCTCATCACCAAGTCGGCGCTGATCGAACGCGATCTGGACCTGCTGGCGCCCATGGCCGCCGATGGGCTGGCCGAGGTGATGATCTCCATCACCACCCTGGATACAGATCTCGCCCGGCGCATGGAGCCGCGCGCCGCCTCGCCGGTACGGCGCCTGCAGACGATCGCCCGGCTGGCCGGGGCGGGTGTGCCGGTGGGGGTGCTGGTCGCCCCGATCATCCCCGGGCTCACGGATCACGAGATCGAGGCCATCCTGGCGGCGGCGGCAGAGGCCGGGGCGGGGGAGGCGGGCTACGTGATGCTGCGCCTGCCGCATGAGCTGCGTGAACTGTTTCCGGAGTGGCTGGAGGCCCAGGTGCCGCTGCGCGCCGGCCACGTGATGAGCCTGCTGCGCGACCTGCGCGGCGGGCGGGCGAACGACCCGCGCTTCGGCAGTCGCATGCGTGGCGAGGGGCCCCTGGCCGACCTGGTGGCCCAGCGCTTTGCGGTGGCCACCAGGCGCCTGGGACTCAACCGCAGTCAGCGCATCCGCCGGCTCGACTGCACGCGCTTCGCGCCGCCGCCCCAAAGCGGCGACCAGCTCGGGCTGTTCGAATCATGAAGACCCTGCCGGACTACCTGGCGCCAGGGCTCGACATCGTCTCGGTAGGCCTCAATCCGTCCGTGAATGCGGCCCGGGCCGGCTTTTACTTCGCCACGCCCCAGAACCGCTTCTGGCGCGCCCTGAATGCCTCCGGTCTGCCCGCTGCACCCCTTGAACCTGGTGTCGCGGCCATGGAGACCCTGTTCGCGCGCGACCGTATCGGTTTTACCGATGTGGTCAAGCGTCCGACCCGCAGCGGCTCGGCCCTGCGCGCGGCCGATTTTCGTGCCGAGGCGCCGCGCCTGAACGAGAAGCTGCTGGGCTGTGCGCCGCGTATCGTCTGGTTCCATGGCAAGGTGGCCTGGCGACAGTTCCTGGTGCATGCCGGGTATGCGGAGGCGGCCGGTGACTGGGGGGAGCAGGGGGTGCGTATCGGCGAGGCGCGGGTGTTCGTGAGTCCCAACCCGAGTCCGGCCAACGCGCAGTTCTCGCTGGCGGTCATCACCCAGGCCTATCGTGAACTGGCGCGTTTGCGCGAGACACTGACAGGCACTGCATGAAAACGAACACGCCCGCGCGAGGCGGGCGTGTCCGAGGGCGGTAGCCGGCCGGCTCAGCCGCGCTGGTCGATGGGCACATACTCGCGCGCGGCCTCGCCCGTGTAGAGCTGACGCGGACGGCCGATGCGTGATTCCGGGTCCTCCATCATCTCGTTCCAGTGCGAGATCCAGCCCACGGTGCGGGCCAGGGCGAAGATCACGGTGAACATGTTCAGCGGGATGCCCATGGCACGCAGGATGATGCCGGAATAGAAATCGACGTTCGGGTAGAGCTTGCGCTCCTGGAAGTACTCGTCCTCCACGGCGATCCGCTCCAGCTCCAGCGCGATCTCGAACAGTGGCTGATTCTCAGTGCCGAGATGGGCCAGCAGCTCGTGACACATCTTGCGAATGATCTTCGCGCGCGGGTCGTAGTTCTTGTAGATGCGATGCCCGAAGCCCATCAGGCGGAAGGGATCGTCCTTGTCCTTCGCGCGGGCCACGTAGTCCTCGACCTTGCCGCCGGATTCCACGATCTCCTCCAGCATGCGGATCACGGCCTCGTTGGCCCCGCCATGCAGCGGTCCCCACAGCGAGGCGATGCCGGCGGAGACCGCGGCGAAGGGATTTGCCTCGGAGCTGCCGGACAGGCGCACGGTGGAGGTCGAGGCATTCTGTTCGTGATCGGCATGCAGGATCAGGATCAGGTCCATCGCCCTGGTGAAGAGCGGGTCCGGTTTGAAGTCCTCGGTGGGCACCGCGAACATCATGCGCAGGAAGTTCTCGGTGTAGCTCAGCGCGTTGTCCGGGTACATGAAGGGCTGGCCCAGCGAGTACTTGTAGCTCCAGGCCGCGATGGTCGGCATCTTGGCAATCAGGCGATGGGCCGCGATCTCGCGCACGCGCGGGTTGTGCACGTCGCTGGAGTCGGCGTAGAAGGCCGACAGCGCGCCGACCACGCCCACCATGATGGCCATCGGGTGGGCATCGTGGCGGAAGCCGTCGTAGAAGCGGCGTACGGCTTCCTGCACCATAGTGTGCTCGGTGATGATGGTGTCGAACTCGTCGAGCTCCGACTTCGTCGGCATGTGGCCGTAGAGCAGCAGGTAGCAGGTCTCGAGATAGCTGCTCTTTTCGGCGAGCTCCTCGATCGGGTAGCCGCGGTACATCAGCACGCCCTGCTCGCCATCGATGAAGGTGATGGCGCTGCGGCAGCTGGCCGTGGACATGAAGCCCGGATCATAGGTGTAATACCCGAGTTCGCGGGACAGCCCGCGTACGTCGATGGCCGGGGCACCCATGTTACCCCGCAGCACCGGGAGCTCGATCTGCTTGCCGGTGGCGTTGTCGGTCACCGTCACTGTGTCCTTGCCCATCGCTAGACACCTCTGCTTATTCAAGTCTGGTTGACGACGGTCATCCCGGCGCTGCCGGATGCCGGTGGAAAGTGGTATATGCTACCAGAGTAGACCATGAAACGCCCGGTCACGGGCGGTCCGAGAATGACGATGGAGGGTGGATGTCAAAGCCGACCGACGACGAGCTGAAGCAGGCCCTGGCGGAGGCCGCCCGCATGCGCGAGCAGGGGCAGGACCCGCAGCACATCGCCAGGGCGCTGCTCAATCTGCATTACCGCCAGCGCTACCTGGAAGACGTGCTGGTGGCCGCTGAACACTACCTGCGCGGCCAGGGCGAACAGGATCATGCGCGACTGGTGCGGGCCATCGAGCACTATCACGAGGCCGATACGCGGACGACGGGGAGAGACGAGGAGACGGGGTGGCTGGCGTGAAGCCGGGTTCAATCGCCACAGAGGTCAGAGCGCCCATAGAGTAGGCGCGGCGCATCGTTCGGTGTGCAGCTGTGTCAATGGGCCTGTAGGAGCGCCGCAAGGCGCGATTGCCCTACCAGGCGAAGCTGTCGTCCCTGTTCGCGCCTTGCGGCGCTCCTACGAGTCTCCTTCTCTCATGTGGACTGTGTGCCCGCTTTGTGGCGCAAAGACCCTCTGGTACCGCATCCGGCCGGGCTCAGGCGTTGAGCATGGCCTTGATGCCGTTGATCTCGCCCTCGGCCTCCTGCAGTACCTCGATGCGCCCTTCGTCGTTGGCGTCGCCCAGGCCGAGCTTGGCGAAGACGGGCATGTCGTTGAGCGCCGGTAGCTGGGGTTCCATCGGGGTGCCGACCAGGCTGTAGCGACGGGCGGCGAGCACGATGTCGGTATAGTCGGCTGCCTCGCCGGTGTCGCGGCGCCAGTTGCCGGCGGCATCGACCACGCTGGTGATCTCCGGGTCGAAGTTCCAGAATTTCATCACCAGCACGCCGATCGGTGCGCAGAGCTTCCCGATGACGGCATCGAGTTCGTCCGGGGTCGGGTCGAGGCCGGATTTCTCCACGTACTGCAGGATGGGTACACCGCCGATGGCATGGAGCAGGCCGGCCAGCAGGGCGCGTTCCGGGTCGAAGGGCTTGCCGACGCGGCGGGCGATGATGTAGCTCAGCGCCGAGACGTGCACGCTCTGCTCCCAGAGCTGGTGCATGCGTTTCTTGATGGCCGGCGATTTCACCTGGAAGCTCTGGCGCATGGCGATGGTGGTGGCCAGGCTCTGGGTGGTCTTCAGGCCAAGACGCACCAGCGCGTCCTTCACCGTATTGATCTCGCTGCTGCCGCGAAACAGCGGGCTGTTGGCCGCATGCAGGACGGCCCCCGCCACGGCGGCGTCCATCTGGATGATCCTGGCGATCTCCGGGATGCCGGTATCCGGGTCGCTGGCGGCCTCGCGCAGGCGCAGGGCCACTTCCGGCATGGCCGGCAGTTCCAGTTTTTCGGCCTGGTAGGCGGCATAGATCTCGGCGAACACCGCGCTCTCGGTCTCGCTGACCTCGACCTCGGCCTCGACCTCGTAGCCGGACAGGTTCTCGTCGTTGAGCAGCTTGCTGAACAGTGCCTTGTCCACCCGCAGCAGTCTGCCCGTCGTCTCGGCAATGGCGAAGTCATGCTGTCCGCGATCGGAGAAG comes from the Chromatiales bacterium genome and includes:
- a CDS encoding FHA domain-containing protein, whose amino-acid sequence is MGVLDELKQRAEQLKAEEARAAEQQAERLAQARDVLSPTLARLHAYLAELVQQLEVVQPKVPVDFRIRDVGVLEGLLQGGYRVSRDGDAQSTQRVSFSCLLESRRHYRFELSIPGQVDNWLTQLRAQGLKVDHAQVLEENSIGHRVWINIAGHVPVRLRFEADIGNESILLLIQNYEEMGESRHRIRPEQIDEAFFDELGRYILRKPNRFLKLEVPAEVRDRLRRRIEEDQKRKRDELGGPVGALSARIRSLFKRHYVLQLRLGDKTIRTDDQADGLVLGRGDNCDLVVNASHVSRRHARIEWRMGDFVLIDESRNGTYVTTPERENVHLRRDEIVLVGSGIISLGAPIGADSEHLIHYSV
- a CDS encoding HDOD domain-containing protein, whose amino-acid sequence is MSEEDLQSRVEDALRTELPILPETLAHIEALRARDDMAMREIGQELLLDPGMALKLLQTANAHRQRHFHEDVVDLDKTVMLLGLERVTGMARELPTIAAPLDTHVQTQLRRLYARSWLASLICEDWARHRHDIAPQEVALAGLFSHIGGITLWLQSPGQMMQLEALRQTPGATPEEAEYVVFGGSIECFGHALARAYGLPQLAVESLSSRYAQESRTLGVMLAAQVAYQATHGWQATHCRALLDMARQYLDLPWEAFVERSNRVLERFNQRAGHYGIRPLALLGDEPPAVGTAHEAPAAFCLAPRGDRLATAVATLSRGEGEAGGYLAQALDLMRDALGLNRLFFARRLADGTLAPEALVGTDYEPDFNHLRFSPEPANLFSALMQKPSAVWVNEDNARKYWGHVPATLRALLDGPSFMAMSVFVDGEPYGLLYADRRNPACRLDARSFDTFKRLVAMLARRLEQLLPADRRPFAD
- a CDS encoding Hpt domain-containing protein, whose amino-acid sequence is MADGGDALQQRLAALHADYLARLPGRLAELDGLLDALRSGHRDSLEPLQRQLHNLTGSAGSYGLDEISRLAREAEQMAARLGEQTTLDDADLDALTQRIRLLGEGVKAEG
- a CDS encoding PA0069 family radical SAM protein, giving the protein MAKRTGSGLKGRGAQSNRDGRFESLEHVPFADGWDGAEEDLAPLRTELIEDRARSVITHNDSPDIPFRQSINPYRGCEHGCSYCFARPSHTYLGLSAGLDFESRLFYKPRAAELLASELRRPGYRCEPIALGVNTDAYQPVERRLQITRQLLTVMRDFGQPVSLITKSALIERDLDLLAPMAADGLAEVMISITTLDTDLARRMEPRAASPVRRLQTIARLAGAGVPVGVLVAPIIPGLTDHEIEAILAAAAEAGAGEAGYVMLRLPHELRELFPEWLEAQVPLRAGHVMSLLRDLRGGRANDPRFGSRMRGEGPLADLVAQRFAVATRRLGLNRSQRIRRLDCTRFAPPPQSGDQLGLFES
- a CDS encoding mismatch-specific DNA-glycosylase, coding for MKTLPDYLAPGLDIVSVGLNPSVNAARAGFYFATPQNRFWRALNASGLPAAPLEPGVAAMETLFARDRIGFTDVVKRPTRSGSALRAADFRAEAPRLNEKLLGCAPRIVWFHGKVAWRQFLVHAGYAEAAGDWGEQGVRIGEARVFVSPNPSPANAQFSLAVITQAYRELARLRETLTGTA
- the motA gene encoding flagellar motor stator protein MotA, translated to MNLILGAIVVMVSVLGGFMAHGGKLLAIWQPFEIVIICGAALGAFIISNSMKVVMQVIKGIPSLLGGSVYKKQDYMDLLGLMYDLFSKARKEGLMGIESDIEEPEESAVFQKYPRILKNHHAVEFISDYMRLVVSGSMNSFELDNLMDVELEIHHHEVAEPGHAVQRVADALPAFGIVAAVLGIVNTMESIGGPIEQIGGKVAAALVGTFLGILLAYGFVGPMSTALERRAEEETRFLTCLKACILANVQGYSPQVAVEFGRKTMASGLRPSFQELEEHLKGQRG
- a CDS encoding response regulator transcription factor; its protein translation is MRIAILEDDKDQSDLISLWLEEAGHSSQAFANGAAFRQHTQETDFDLFILDWELPDTSGIEILDWVRRQMGWPTPVLFVTVRDEEEDIVQALETGADDYMSKPLKHKELVARINALGRRLEAGTSHHDVLTYGDYSIDFSHRRITRLGQEIRVTGTEFELAAFLFRNTNHVLSRTDILENVWQRGPEFNTRTVDTHISRIRKKLQLEPDNGWRLTSVYRYGYRLEQLA
- a CDS encoding OmpA family protein, whose protein sequence is MKTNRKRILQAAITASFATALLAPGPAVMASSAYWYDSDGDLWHNTPGECWRTGTWTAGQALPECDGAEVAEPAPAPAPRPAAPRDSDGDGVIDSADACPGTPAGVRVDARGCELQERISLEGVTFATNSAVLDPTSVQTLDDVVTTLRRYPELKVEVQGHTDSSGNRDYNISLSQQRADAVRMYLINKGINASRLTARGYGPDQPVASNETATGRAQNRRVELAISE
- the motB gene encoding flagellar motor protein MotB; translated protein: MEDKKQPIVVKKVVKKGGHHGGAWKIAFADFATAMMAFFLLLWILGFTDETQKAAISEYFENPSPTFGASPRPSPNAIDGPGGASTSMIDHGGSMELYSEPPSPESMDEETIEKLAEQAEERRLEELLAELEAAIEKSQALQPFKDQLLLDITPEGLRIQIVDKENRSMFAVGSARLQPYTREILHDIAQVINDVPNHISITGHTDARPYPGENYGNWELSADRANAARRELVAGGLQQDKVGRVVGLASSVLFDKADPYNPINRRISIIVMNKRTEEAIQHEGR
- a CDS encoding response regulator, whose product is MHTDFQRILYVEDEPDIQTIGRIALETVGGFTVEICGSGAEALDRVDQFDPDLILLDVMMPDMDGPATLTALRNQTGATDTPVVFITAKVQTSEVETYKAMGAVDVIAKPFDPMTLAGTIRTIWTRLHG